In Nocardia sp. NBC_00403, one DNA window encodes the following:
- a CDS encoding MFS transporter translates to MQTHPHVRTDRVAVASVTGVLTAAMGFSMLQLFVLGALGPRIVPDLGMSSAMLGFTTTVGFGTAALLSPIAGRGVDLLGPRRCLGALLGMVACALALIASAPGYVVLLLAVGLGGAPQALANPATNKAILAAIPAPRRAGVTGTKQSGVQLGAIAAGLPLTALAAVAGWRPAVWVAAGIAVLTAVWVWRILPADAPRNQQGATADAGHRAAGVVRWLAVFSVFLGAGMASINTYLALFGERRLGLGAAAAGMLVAVLGVAGIAGRIGWARLAAKPGVAVVLPAGLAAGSAAAAVLLAAAPQVNGLVWVAVIGVGVFGMAGNAVSMVLVIQRAAPGRAGRDSALVSAGFFTGFAVGPPLFGLLLPMIGYRDGWLTVAAEFATAAGVAAAWALRDRGQRSRALQDRALQDRTTQDRTPQDPARQERAQA, encoded by the coding sequence GTGCAGACACACCCGCACGTCCGTACGGACCGGGTGGCGGTGGCATCGGTGACCGGGGTGCTGACCGCGGCTATGGGTTTCTCGATGTTGCAGTTGTTCGTGCTGGGTGCGCTCGGTCCGCGGATCGTGCCGGACCTCGGGATGTCCTCGGCGATGCTGGGATTCACCACGACGGTCGGGTTCGGCACCGCTGCACTGCTCTCGCCGATTGCCGGTCGGGGGGTGGATCTACTCGGCCCACGACGGTGCCTCGGTGCCCTGCTCGGCATGGTCGCGTGCGCGCTCGCGTTGATCGCGTCCGCACCGGGATACGTGGTGCTGTTGCTGGCGGTTGGTCTCGGTGGTGCACCACAGGCATTGGCGAACCCTGCGACGAACAAGGCGATATTGGCGGCGATACCGGCACCGCGGCGCGCGGGGGTGACGGGTACGAAGCAATCGGGTGTCCAGCTCGGCGCGATCGCGGCGGGGCTGCCGCTGACCGCGCTTGCCGCCGTTGCGGGTTGGCGACCCGCTGTGTGGGTGGCCGCTGGTATCGCTGTGCTGACCGCAGTGTGGGTGTGGCGGATCTTGCCGGCCGATGCGCCACGGAATCAACAGGGCGCCACTGCCGACGCGGGTCACCGTGCGGCAGGTGTGGTGCGGTGGCTGGCCGTGTTCTCGGTGTTTCTCGGCGCGGGCATGGCCTCGATCAACACCTATCTCGCCCTGTTCGGGGAGCGACGGCTCGGACTCGGTGCCGCTGCCGCCGGAATGCTGGTAGCGGTGCTCGGCGTGGCCGGTATCGCAGGCCGCATCGGATGGGCGCGGCTGGCGGCCAAGCCGGGCGTAGCGGTGGTGCTGCCTGCGGGGTTGGCAGCCGGATCGGCGGCCGCCGCCGTGCTGCTGGCGGCCGCGCCGCAGGTGAACGGCCTGGTGTGGGTCGCAGTGATAGGGGTCGGTGTGTTCGGGATGGCGGGCAATGCGGTGTCGATGGTGCTCGTTATCCAACGCGCCGCACCCGGTCGCGCCGGACGGGATTCGGCGTTGGTGTCGGCGGGCTTCTTTACCGGATTCGCCGTGGGGCCACCGCTTTTCGGGCTACTGCTGCCGATGATCGGATACCGCGACGGATGGCTGACGGTGGCTGCGGAATTCGCGACAGCGGCCGGCGTCGCGGCGGCGTGGGCGCTGCGTGATAGAGGACAGCGGAGTCGGGCGTTGCAGGATCGAGCACTGCAGGATCGGACGACGCAAGACCGGACGCCGCAGGATCCAGCGCGGCAGGAACGGGCGCAGGCATGA
- a CDS encoding TauD/TfdA family dioxygenase encodes MHEIADTAVVDGTDVTLEPADSIEVDQLARTLCGDPRNLVDDPEWVARARHASDELPVSLRRSVRRFRRYSGSSGVLVVHGLPVDEAMLPATPSVADSVQRAATVAAAVLAMVACGLGDPVAYLAEKSGALVQDVVPVPRRETFSGNAGSVLLTFHNENAFHQHEPDYVLLLCLRADHDRVAGLRTACLREVLPLLTAASRETLFAPEFVTAPPPSFGSDNQARPPQPLLFGAADDPDIRMATIATTALTPRAETALAEFGRACDTVARTTKLIPGDLVIVDNRVTVHGRTAFRPHYDGADRWVQRTFAIADLRRSRDHRPDDGYVIAR; translated from the coding sequence ATGCACGAAATCGCCGATACCGCAGTCGTCGACGGCACCGACGTGACATTGGAGCCCGCCGACTCGATCGAGGTCGACCAGCTGGCTCGAACGCTGTGCGGCGATCCTCGCAACCTGGTGGACGACCCGGAATGGGTGGCGCGTGCCCGGCACGCCTCGGATGAGCTGCCGGTATCGCTGCGTCGTAGCGTGCGCCGGTTCCGGCGATACTCCGGATCATCCGGGGTGCTGGTGGTCCACGGTCTGCCGGTCGACGAGGCAATGCTGCCCGCCACGCCCTCGGTGGCGGATTCGGTGCAGCGTGCGGCCACCGTCGCGGCCGCGGTGCTCGCCATGGTTGCGTGCGGGCTCGGCGACCCCGTCGCATACCTGGCCGAGAAGTCCGGCGCCCTTGTGCAGGATGTCGTGCCTGTGCCCAGGCGGGAAACCTTCTCGGGCAATGCCGGTTCGGTGTTGCTGACCTTCCACAACGAGAACGCCTTTCACCAGCACGAGCCCGACTACGTGCTACTGCTGTGCCTGCGTGCCGACCATGACCGGGTTGCCGGACTGCGCACCGCCTGCCTGCGCGAAGTACTGCCGCTGCTGACGGCGGCGAGCCGGGAAACCTTGTTCGCACCCGAATTCGTCACCGCACCACCACCTTCCTTCGGTTCGGACAACCAAGCGCGTCCCCCGCAGCCGTTGCTGTTCGGCGCCGCCGACGACCCGGACATCCGGATGGCCACCATCGCGACAACGGCGCTGACGCCGCGGGCGGAAACGGCGCTGGCCGAATTCGGCCGAGCCTGCGACACCGTCGCGCGTACCACCAAGCTCATACCCGGCGACCTGGTTATTGTCGACAACCGGGTGACCGTCCACGGCCGCACCGCCTTTCGACCCCACTACGACGGAGCAGACCGCTGGGTGCAGCGAACCTTCGCCATCGCCGACCTTCGCCGCTCGCGCGACCACCGTCCGGACGACGGCTACGTCATCGCACGATAG
- a CDS encoding alpha/beta fold hydrolase, giving the protein MNKSSRTFDSGDGLLAYRDAGAGRPLVLLHAAFVDSTMFDAQLPVLARCYRVIAPDTRGHGESANATRPFRQTDDLAALLRHLDLGPAVLIGVSMGAMIAVDTALEHPDLVRALVVSGRAIGEPEYRDPWSKELDATQARAIAHGDIDMWLTAFVQWAAGPHRSLDEVDATMVWRIRQMAARTLAKHTASETDYHIPVVAVAARASTIAVPVLAADGAFDSPDLTATVDRLLAAVPGSRREIIAGAGHFPNMEQPAAYNRIIEDFVGGLR; this is encoded by the coding sequence ATGAATAAATCCTCACGCACGTTCGACAGTGGCGACGGACTCCTCGCGTACCGCGATGCCGGTGCGGGCCGACCGCTGGTGCTGTTGCACGCGGCTTTCGTCGACTCCACGATGTTCGACGCTCAACTGCCCGTTCTCGCTCGGTGCTACCGCGTGATCGCACCGGACACTCGTGGGCACGGTGAATCTGCCAACGCGACAAGACCTTTCCGGCAGACCGACGATCTGGCCGCGTTGCTGCGGCATCTCGATCTCGGGCCCGCGGTCCTGATCGGTGTATCGATGGGAGCCATGATCGCGGTCGACACCGCACTGGAACACCCCGATTTGGTGCGCGCCCTGGTCGTGAGCGGTCGTGCCATCGGTGAACCGGAGTATCGCGACCCGTGGTCGAAAGAACTCGACGCCACCCAGGCCCGTGCCATAGCGCACGGCGACATCGACATGTGGCTGACGGCGTTTGTGCAGTGGGCGGCGGGCCCGCATCGCTCGCTCGACGAGGTCGACGCCACGATGGTGTGGCGGATTCGGCAGATGGCGGCTCGGACACTCGCCAAACACACTGCGTCCGAAACGGATTACCACATCCCGGTCGTCGCTGTCGCGGCGCGCGCGTCGACGATCGCGGTACCCGTCCTCGCCGCCGACGGCGCGTTCGATTCCCCCGACCTGACTGCGACAGTGGACCGCCTTCTCGCCGCCGTCCCCGGCAGCCGACGGGAAATCATCGCCGGCGCAGGTCATTTCCCCAACATGGAGCAACCTGCTGCCTACAACCGGATCATCGAGGATTTTGTCGGTGGCCTGCGGTAG